One genomic window of Bacteroidales bacterium includes the following:
- a CDS encoding V-type ATP synthase subunit K, whose protein sequence is MTTAVILAYVGLALMIALAGIGSAIGVSAGGNATIGALKKKDDAFGSYMLLSALPGTQGLYGFAGFFIINQKLSDYIVEGVMTLTIFQGIAVFAAGVALGFVGLMSGIKQGSVCANGIAGIGSGHDIFGKTMVLAVFPELYAIIAFAATFLISAGI, encoded by the coding sequence ATGACAACAGCAGTAATACTTGCCTACGTAGGACTGGCATTAATGATTGCCTTAGCGGGCATAGGAAGCGCAATCGGTGTTTCGGCAGGAGGTAACGCAACCATTGGTGCATTAAAGAAAAAAGATGATGCTTTCGGAAGTTATATGTTATTAAGTGCATTACCCGGAACGCAAGGACTGTACGGATTTGCAGGATTTTTTATTATTAATCAAAAACTGTCGGATTATATTGTAGAAGGTGTAATGACATTGACTATATTTCAAGGAATTGCCGTATTTGCTGCCGGAGTAGCTTTAGGTTTTGTAGGGCTTATGTCCGGAATTAAACAAGGTTCTGTTTGTGCTAACGGTATAGCAGGAATCGGTTCAGGACATGATATATTCGGAAAAACAATGGTGCTTGCCGTATTTCCCGAATTATATGCTATTATAGCTTTTGCAGCTACATTCTTAATTAGTGCAGGAATATAA